A DNA window from Mycoplasmopsis pullorum contains the following coding sequences:
- a CDS encoding PTS transporter subunit EIIC, whose amino-acid sequence MKYDWKEISSQIDQGVGGETNIKKVYHCATRFRVVVEDVNLVNKEQLEKIQLAKGVNIANGEVQIIFGAGLVNKVFEQYQKVHNVSLAQETKTKTFKWDKGVSFKDNLFLNTRSAVRAFAEIFIPLIPIFIAGGISLALNSFLGALGSNNYSVQGLMKFFDIIGGGILGSLPVFVGYTAMKKFGGNPFYGLAIGAIMVAPSLMNSWSQSSYALANLGEKVSPKDLDVQNIAYTLFPKEWGFFNFSLIGYQAQVIPVLMIVYLGYWIEKLVTRFSHESFAILSVPLATVIGAVFFGFWILGPIGRSISDGFGWLFSKIWHYTNFPFFGLGGAVIAFIYPFLVITGLHQGLLPIETILIANTTNEGAAMTWITPIATVSNIAQGMVGFGLLIVMLTYKSDKQVSKVVSSSVSANLGITEPALFGVNLPLKYPILCGAIASAFGGFWLGMSQTYANSLGSASWIGNALQFNWKITEGELAYYSKLPYNFVIHATMSNGVKMVIGNLITSIVAIVSTVIWTKTLGKKEFQKWIAQ is encoded by the coding sequence ATGAAATACGATTGAAAAGAGATTAGCTCTCAAATCGACCAAGGTGTTGGTGGTGAAACAAACATTAAAAAAGTTTATCACTGTGCCACCAGATTTAGAGTAGTCGTTGAAGACGTAAATCTAGTTAACAAAGAACAATTGGAAAAAATTCAATTAGCCAAAGGTGTTAACATTGCTAATGGTGAAGTTCAAATTATCTTTGGTGCTGGATTAGTTAACAAAGTATTTGAACAATATCAAAAAGTTCACAACGTTTCTTTAGCACAAGAAACTAAAACTAAAACTTTTAAATGAGACAAAGGTGTTTCATTTAAAGATAACTTATTTTTAAATACTAGATCAGCAGTACGTGCATTTGCTGAAATTTTTATCCCTTTAATTCCAATTTTTATTGCCGGAGGGATTTCTTTAGCCTTAAATAGCTTTTTAGGAGCTCTTGGTTCAAATAACTACAGTGTTCAGGGATTAATGAAATTCTTTGACATTATTGGTGGAGGAATTTTAGGATCTTTACCAGTCTTTGTTGGTTATACAGCAATGAAAAAATTTGGTGGAAATCCATTTTATGGTCTTGCAATTGGTGCGATTATGGTTGCACCATCACTAATGAATTCTTGATCACAAAGTAGCTATGCACTAGCAAATTTAGGTGAAAAAGTAAGTCCAAAAGACTTAGATGTTCAAAATATAGCATACACATTATTTCCAAAAGAATGAGGATTCTTTAACTTCTCGTTAATTGGATACCAAGCTCAAGTTATTCCAGTCTTAATGATTGTTTACTTAGGATACTGAATTGAAAAATTAGTAACTAGATTCTCACACGAATCATTCGCAATCCTAAGTGTTCCACTTGCAACTGTAATCGGGGCTGTTTTCTTTGGATTCTGAATTTTAGGTCCAATTGGACGTAGCATTTCAGATGGATTTGGATGATTATTTAGCAAAATCTGACATTACACAAACTTTCCATTCTTTGGATTAGGTGGAGCAGTTATTGCATTTATTTATCCATTCTTGGTTATTACCGGATTACACCAAGGTCTTTTACCAATTGAAACAATTTTAATTGCTAATACTACAAATGAAGGTGCAGCGATGACTTGAATTACACCGATTGCAACCGTATCAAATATCGCTCAAGGTATGGTAGGATTTGGATTGTTAATCGTGATGTTAACTTATAAGTCAGATAAACAAGTTTCAAAAGTTGTTTCTTCATCAGTTTCAGCTAATTTAGGAATTACTGAACCAGCATTATTTGGGGTTAACTTACCACTTAAATACCCTATTTTATGTGGTGCAATTGCTTCAGCATTTGGTGGATTCTGATTAGGAATGAGTCAAACATACGCCAACTCGCTAGGATCAGCTTCTTGAATTGGAAATGCACTTCAATTCAACTGAAAAATAACTGAAGGAGAATTAGCATATTACTCAAAATTACCATATAACTTCGTTATTCATGCAACAATGTCAAACGGTGTAAAAATGGTAATTGGTAACTTAATTACTTCAATTGTCGCAATTGTTTCAACAGTAATTTGAACTAAAACACTTGGAAAAAAAGAATTCCAAAAATGAATTGCACAATAG
- a CDS encoding PfkB family carbohydrate kinase, translating into MFNSKKEKINYYNQELEKMQKLAKKDYYANRFAFKNTSQIKINQKLRNASPFLNAIHLSPFAGLMNDPNGLIYFKGYYYIFYQNVPQIAMHKTKLWSAYRTKDFKEYEDLEILITPSIAEDFDGVFSGGAINVDGKLVAYYTGNTKKWFNETEFERGSATIMCEFDENKLQFLTKKVLFNVDKNVYTGDFRDPFPYYEDGNYYLFHGAQLKDVKKGAISIYSSKQHDSNFKLLGTLKINNFATPDAYMYECPIYFKLDGYDVLSFSTQGQKYYLNDFEKNDHVLFLIGKMDFQKCEFDTYWVQHSDLGFDFYACQTFNNTPGQEVIYQGWAAKPQDFEIATFKHGYAHHLNFPRILSIQNNHLYQKPYLIDNLVKSTQEIKTEKILLEHKPYLLKLKTQNDFKIRLSNAQNDDILFAYENDVLVADRSNMSILEAVDTGLIYKRKVENINNLEIIIDNSFIEIFINDGAEVFSSKYFINGQKYLEIENAKGEIMELQEFNQTHKKSKIVILPGEALIDQYNTVEGKLKKVGGAPLNVAGAIQLLNDKTYFLGTIGNDENGHIIKNFFETNKLNQEFLEQINQATTVANVILDPNGERNFEFQRGADAHLKLSENLEFDVLVLSSATAFLGGELYETYQKLLDKAKKTNKIVFFDPNYRDALYSTQLDDFKEKTINFINQSDVIKLSDEELELVLDIKLDEIEKLNQFKNKLFLITLGEKGTLVFINNQSKVIPTISATVVDTTGAGDSFFGYFIAQFIEHNFDFTNLKIEDFEHIVFKSNICASFVIQKHGAIESLPSVYEIESKFNEELLKK; encoded by the coding sequence ATGTTTAATTCAAAAAAAGAAAAAATTAATTACTATAATCAAGAACTTGAAAAAATGCAAAAATTAGCTAAAAAAGACTATTATGCGAACCGTTTTGCATTTAAAAACACTTCTCAGATCAAAATTAATCAAAAATTAAGAAATGCGAGTCCTTTCTTAAATGCAATCCACCTAAGTCCTTTTGCTGGATTGATGAATGATCCAAATGGATTAATCTATTTTAAAGGTTATTACTACATTTTTTATCAAAACGTACCGCAAATTGCAATGCACAAAACAAAACTTTGAAGTGCGTACCGAACCAAAGATTTTAAAGAATACGAAGATTTAGAAATTTTAATTACTCCAAGTATCGCAGAAGATTTTGACGGAGTTTTTAGTGGTGGAGCAATTAATGTTGATGGTAAATTAGTCGCTTATTATACCGGTAATACTAAAAAATGATTTAATGAAACTGAATTTGAACGCGGATCGGCCACAATTATGTGTGAATTTGACGAAAATAAACTTCAGTTTTTAACTAAAAAAGTGTTGTTTAATGTGGACAAAAACGTCTACACTGGGGACTTTCGCGACCCATTTCCTTATTATGAAGATGGTAACTATTATCTATTCCATGGTGCACAACTAAAAGATGTGAAAAAAGGTGCAATTTCAATTTATTCTTCAAAGCAACATGATTCAAACTTTAAATTACTTGGTACCTTAAAAATTAATAATTTCGCAACACCTGATGCTTATATGTATGAGTGTCCAATCTACTTTAAACTGGATGGTTATGATGTTTTAAGCTTTTCAACCCAGGGACAAAAATATTACTTAAATGATTTTGAAAAGAATGACCACGTTTTATTTTTAATAGGAAAAATGGACTTTCAAAAATGTGAATTTGACACTTATTGAGTACAACATTCAGACTTAGGTTTTGATTTTTATGCTTGTCAAACATTTAATAATACACCAGGGCAAGAAGTGATTTATCAAGGTTGAGCAGCTAAACCGCAAGATTTTGAAATAGCAACATTTAAACATGGATACGCTCACCATTTAAACTTTCCAAGAATTTTATCAATTCAGAATAATCATTTATACCAAAAACCTTATTTAATAGATAATTTGGTCAAAAGTACACAAGAAATTAAAACTGAAAAAATCCTACTTGAACATAAACCTTATTTACTTAAATTAAAGACGCAAAATGACTTTAAAATTAGATTATCAAATGCACAAAATGATGATATTTTATTCGCTTATGAAAATGATGTTTTAGTTGCGGATCGTTCAAATATGTCAATTTTAGAAGCGGTGGACACTGGTTTAATTTACAAAAGAAAAGTCGAAAATATTAATAATTTAGAAATTATTATTGATAACTCATTTATTGAAATTTTTATTAATGATGGTGCTGAAGTTTTTAGTTCAAAATACTTCATTAATGGTCAAAAATATTTAGAAATTGAAAATGCAAAAGGAGAAATTATGGAATTACAGGAATTTAATCAAACTCACAAGAAATCTAAAATTGTAATTCTCCCTGGGGAAGCTTTAATCGACCAGTACAACACAGTTGAGGGGAAACTTAAAAAAGTTGGTGGTGCTCCTTTAAACGTCGCTGGGGCTATTCAATTATTAAATGATAAAACTTACTTTCTAGGGACAATTGGAAACGATGAAAACGGACACATAATCAAAAATTTCTTTGAAACGAATAAATTAAATCAAGAATTTTTAGAACAAATTAACCAAGCTACTACCGTAGCTAATGTTATTTTAGATCCAAATGGTGAACGTAATTTCGAATTCCAAAGAGGGGCAGATGCACATTTAAAATTATCTGAAAATCTAGAATTTGACGTGTTGGTTTTATCATCAGCAACCGCTTTTTTAGGTGGTGAATTATACGAAACTTACCAAAAATTATTAGATAAAGCTAAAAAAACTAACAAAATTGTCTTTTTTGATCCAAATTATCGTGATGCTCTCTATTCAACTCAATTAGATGATTTTAAAGAAAAAACTATTAATTTTATTAATCAATCAGACGTTATTAAATTATCTGATGAAGAATTGGAGTTAGTTTTAGATATTAAATTAGATGAAATTGAAAAATTAAACCAATTTAAGAACAAATTATTCTTAATTACTCTTGGAGAAAAAGGAACATTAGTATTTATCAATAATCAATCAAAAGTTATTCCGACAATTTCTGCAACAGTAGTCGATACTACTGGAGCTGGTGATTCATTTTTTGGATACTTTATTGCTCAATTTATTGAACACAATTTTGATTTTACAAATCTAAAAATTGAAGATTTTGAACACATTGTCTTTAAATCAAATATTTGTGCTTCATTTGTAATTCAAAAACACGGTGCAATTGAATCATTGCCATCAGTTTATGAAATAGAAAGTAAATTTAATGAAGAACTTTTGAAAAAATAA
- a CDS encoding restriction endonuclease subunit S, whose protein sequence is MIKVLQFIFEKIVVDVPLDFISHIKRGRVISKEEIQKNFGLFPVYSSQTENNGELGKINTYDFDGEFLTWTTDGAKAWTIFYRKGKFSITNVCGLIDVCVDFVSIKYLYYFLTLNMSKYVKRETANAKLMSNVVSNIRISLPSLKIQNKIVKVLDNFESICKDLNVGLPVEEQKRQQQYEYYRDKIFHYLEKLTKK, encoded by the coding sequence ATAATTAAGGTACTTCAATTTATCTTCGAAAAGATTGTTGTTGATGTTCCATTAGACTTTATTTCTCATATTAAAAGAGGAAGAGTCATTAGTAAAGAAGAAATTCAAAAAAATTTTGGTTTATTTCCTGTTTATTCTTCTCAAACAGAAAATAACGGAGAGCTTGGTAAAATTAATACATACGATTTTGATGGTGAATTTTTAACTTGAACAACAGACGGAGCTAAAGCATGAACTATTTTTTATCGAAAAGGCAAATTTAGTATAACTAATGTTTGTGGTTTAATAGATGTTTGTGTTGATTTTGTTTCTATTAAATATCTATATTACTTTTTAACATTAAATATGAGTAAATATGTCAAAAGAGAAACAGCTAACGCAAAATTAATGAGCAATGTTGTTTCAAACATCAGAATTTCATTACCTTCACTTAAAATACAAAACAAAATAGTCAAAGTACTTGATAATTTTGAGTCTATTTGCAAAGACTTAAATGTCGGTCTTCCGGTTGAAGAACAAAAAAGACAGCAGCAATATGAATATTATAGGGATAAGATTTTTCATTATTTAGAAAAGTTAACTAAAAAGTAA
- a CDS encoding restriction endonuclease subunit S has translation MKLFDGLFMDNFEKVKFQDYAIFVRGLTYKKSEETNDLGGTPIIRADNILLNNYNLDLNNMKFIDKSVNIPDNKKALKNDILMCISSGSKTHVGKIAYVNEDLNIPFGGFIAAIRTKSNLLNNKYLYYVLNSNIFKDHLSFSLNSTTINNINSNIINTLSFPLPPLEIQNKIVEILDKFIEYSAELKAELKARDEQYKFYRDKLLSNNNLSNDVNFLTKKLSEIAQINIGKQPFKNDIVENGLYPYMNGGINKSGNSTKFNNTKNTIIISQGGSNAGYVQWMYEDFYQGSHCYSLKIISNEILNRFLFFYLQSNQNKIFDLVQGSGIPGLKKTSLSTLKVSIPSLKTQEKIVKVLDNFEAICKDLKIGLPAEEKKRQEQYEYYRDAIFKYLETGKVDATPANERERERPRNN, from the coding sequence ATGAAGTTATTTGATGGATTATTTATGGATAATTTTGAAAAAGTAAAATTTCAAGATTATGCAATTTTTGTAAGAGGATTGACCTATAAAAAATCTGAAGAAACAAATGATCTTGGTGGAACGCCGATAATAAGAGCTGATAACATATTATTAAATAACTATAATCTGGATTTAAACAATATGAAATTTATTGACAAAAGCGTCAATATACCAGATAATAAAAAAGCTTTAAAAAATGATATTTTAATGTGTATAAGTTCCGGATCTAAAACACACGTAGGGAAAATCGCTTATGTAAATGAAGATTTAAATATTCCTTTTGGTGGTTTTATTGCGGCAATTAGAACTAAAAGTAACTTATTAAATAATAAATATTTGTATTACGTTTTAAATTCTAATATTTTTAAAGATCATTTATCTTTTTCACTAAATTCTACAACAATAAATAATATAAATTCAAACATAATTAATACCTTATCATTCCCTCTTCCACCTCTTGAAATTCAAAACAAAATAGTTGAAATTCTTGACAAATTTATCGAGTATTCAGCGGAGCTGAAGGCGGAGCTGAAGGCGAGGGACGAGCAATATAAATTTTATAGAGACAAATTGTTGTCAAACAACAATTTGTCAAATGATGTTAATTTTTTAACAAAAAAATTAAGTGAAATAGCACAAATAAACATAGGTAAGCAACCTTTTAAAAACGATATTGTTGAAAATGGACTATATCCCTATATGAATGGTGGAATAAATAAAAGTGGAAATTCCACAAAATTTAATAACACTAAAAACACAATTATAATAAGCCAAGGTGGATCTAATGCTGGTTATGTTCAATGAATGTATGAAGATTTTTATCAAGGATCTCATTGCTATTCGTTAAAAATTATTTCGAATGAAATTTTAAATAGATTTTTATTTTTCTATTTACAATCTAATCAAAATAAAATATTCGATTTAGTTCAAGGTAGTGGAATACCAGGATTGAAAAAGACATCTTTATCAACATTAAAAGTATCAATACCTTCACTTAAAACACAAGAAAAAATAGTCAAAGTACTTGATAACTTTGAAGCTATCTGTAAAGACTTAAAAATTGGACTTCCTGCAGAAGAGAAAAAAAGACAAGAGCAATACGAATACTATCGTGATGCTATATTTAAATATTTAGAAACCGGTAAAGTAGACGCGACACCCGCCAACGAGAGAGAGAGAGAGAGACCGCGGAATAATTAA
- a CDS encoding type I restriction-modification system subunit M — MDNKKELERSELQKTIWNIADKLRGSVDGWDFKNYVLGGMFYRFLSEKITYKINESTKEDDQDFDYALYQGEIDKETIDGIANDLGFFIKPADLFTNVAKNAENDENLNETLERIFRSIEDSARGKASEEDFKGLFQDFDVNNNKLGDTVVKRNKTLTSLLKGIASMNLGNLQDNTIDLFGDAYEYLMGMYASNAGKSGGEYFTPQEVSKLLVKLAIGDKSKIKKIYDMCAGSGSLLLQAVKLLGTENIKNGIYGQEKNVTTYNLCRINMFLHDIPFDKFKIYCDDTLIHPQGDEYAPFDVIVSNPPYSISWNENDDKTLINDPRYQGPGVLAPKSKADWAFILHSLYNLSEDGTAAIVCFPGIMYRGGAEQKIRKYLVENNYVDSVIKLPDNLFFGTGIETCILVLKKNRFDSSVKFIDASSFFVKITKKNKLTDQNIEDILQIYNDKKDVINYCRVATRQEIEDNDYNLSVNSYVEKEDTREVIDIKKLNEELKEIVARQAVLRDEIDKIIAELEGEE; from the coding sequence ATGGACAACAAGAAAGAATTAGAACGTAGTGAATTACAAAAAACAATTTGAAATATAGCTGATAAACTAAGAGGTAGCGTTGATGGATGAGACTTTAAGAACTATGTTCTAGGTGGAATGTTTTATCGATTTTTATCTGAAAAAATTACTTATAAAATTAATGAATCAACCAAAGAAGATGATCAAGATTTTGATTACGCTTTATATCAAGGAGAAATAGATAAAGAAACAATTGATGGAATAGCTAATGATTTAGGTTTTTTCATTAAACCAGCTGATCTTTTTACTAATGTTGCAAAAAATGCAGAAAACGACGAAAATCTTAATGAAACACTTGAGAGAATTTTTCGCTCAATTGAAGATTCAGCACGTGGAAAAGCTAGCGAAGAAGATTTTAAAGGTTTATTCCAAGACTTTGATGTCAATAACAACAAATTAGGTGATACTGTAGTTAAAAGAAATAAAACATTAACTTCGCTTTTAAAAGGTATCGCAAGTATGAATCTTGGTAATTTACAAGATAATACCATCGACCTTTTTGGTGATGCTTACGAGTACTTGATGGGGATGTATGCTTCAAATGCAGGTAAAAGTGGAGGTGAATATTTTACTCCGCAAGAAGTAAGTAAATTGCTTGTTAAATTAGCTATTGGCGATAAAAGTAAAATCAAGAAAATTTATGATATGTGTGCTGGTTCAGGTTCATTACTTTTACAAGCGGTTAAACTTTTAGGTACTGAAAATATTAAAAATGGAATTTACGGACAAGAAAAGAATGTTACGACATATAACCTTTGTCGGATCAATATGTTTTTACACGATATTCCATTTGATAAATTCAAAATTTATTGTGATGATACTTTAATTCATCCGCAAGGAGATGAATATGCTCCTTTTGATGTTATTGTTTCTAATCCACCTTATTCAATTAGTTGAAACGAAAATGATGATAAAACATTAATTAATGATCCTCGCTACCAAGGACCTGGCGTGCTTGCTCCTAAATCAAAAGCTGATTGAGCTTTTATTTTACATAGTCTTTATAATTTATCTGAAGATGGAACCGCTGCTATTGTTTGCTTTCCTGGCATTATGTACCGCGGTGGTGCTGAACAAAAAATTCGTAAATATTTAGTTGAAAACAACTATGTTGATTCTGTTATTAAGTTACCTGATAATTTATTTTTTGGAACAGGAATTGAAACATGTATTTTGGTGTTAAAGAAAAACAGATTTGATTCAAGTGTTAAATTTATTGATGCATCAAGTTTCTTTGTCAAAATAACAAAGAAAAACAAATTAACAGACCAAAATATTGAAGATATTTTACAAATTTACAACGATAAAAAAGATGTTATTAATTATTGCAGAGTTGCTACAAGACAAGAAATTGAAGATAATGATTACAATCTTTCTGTTAATTCTTACGTTGAAAAAGAAGATACAAGAGAAGTTATTGATATTAAAAAGCTTAATGAGGAACTTAAAGAAATTGTTGCACGTCAAGCGGTTTTACGTGACGAAATTGATAAAATCATTGCTGAACTTGAAGGTGAAGAATAA
- a CDS encoding restriction endonuclease subunit S: MIKVLQFIFENIKINLDSLSDVKVGEIITKKDVIENGLYPIISGGIEPLGYVDKFNNLANSITISRAGTAGYVNFIKTNFWLNDKCFVIKPNSEIFNSKYIFHYLKNNKDEIDKIIKKGTVNTIGINDLKNINLILPSLKIQNKIVKILDNFEAICKDLNIGLPAEEQKRKQQYEYYRDAIFKCLETGKVDTKPANERDRGIINRGLVFPE, encoded by the coding sequence ATAATTAAGGTACTCCAATTTATCTTTGAAAATATTAAAATAAATTTAGATTCTTTATCTGATGTAAAAGTAGGAGAAATAATAACAAAAAAGGATGTTATAGAAAATGGTCTTTATCCAATAATAAGCGGCGGAATTGAACCACTAGGATATGTAGATAAATTTAATAATTTAGCTAATAGCATAACCATTTCAAGAGCAGGGACTGCGGGTTACGTTAATTTCATAAAAACGAATTTTTGATTAAATGATAAATGTTTTGTAATAAAACCAAACTCTGAAATATTCAACAGTAAATATATTTTTCATTACTTGAAAAATAATAAAGATGAAATAGATAAAATAATAAAAAAAGGTACAGTCAATACAATAGGAATAAATGATTTAAAAAATATTAATTTGATTTTACCATCTCTTAAAATACAAAACAAAATAGTAAAAATTCTTGATAATTTTGAAGCTATCTGTAAAGACTTAAATATTGGTCTTCCAGCAGAAGAACAAAAAAGAAAGCAGCAATACGAATATTATCGTGATGCTATCTTTAAATGTTTAGAAACAGGAAAAGTAGACACGAAACCCGCCAACGAGAGAGACCGCGGAATAATTAATAGAGGTTTAGTTTTTCCAGAATAA
- a CDS encoding restriction endonuclease subunit S, whose amino-acid sequence MKLFEELMEKELASNNSKVVKKKLYEVTIWDKTFTGLSKEKQIKNNVKYEYLFAKDIENLKDENGDIKILTTFPSNFFTSSEKYKNQIYDQEIVAIPGGSSTMHIQYFKGKFITSDNRICQSFDTNVLNTKFIYYFFHSIKDVLFSFYRGSGIQHPYMPGILNIEIPIPPLEIQNKIVEILDKFTEYSAELKAGDEQYKFYRDKLLSHNNLSNDASISGIKSNIAKVKDYIDYIQPTKFIVKSDKYNPEFKTPVLTANQKFILGYTDEKENIFHSSKENPVIIFDDFTTDLKWVDFDFKIKSSAIKILTPKNSNINIKYFYYWLNFIRNSEESSKEHKRHWISVFAEKSFTLPALSVQNKIVKVLDNFESILKDLNIGLPAEEVKRQEQYEYYRDAIFKYLETAKVDMKPANERERETAE is encoded by the coding sequence ATGAAGTTATTTGAAGAGTTAATGGAAAAAGAGTTAGCTTCTAACAATTCTAAAGTTGTTAAAAAGAAATTGTATGAAGTGACTATTTGAGACAAAACATTCACAGGTTTATCTAAAGAGAAACAAATAAAAAATAATGTTAAATATGAATATTTATTTGCTAAAGATATCGAAAATTTAAAAGATGAAAACGGTGATATAAAAATTCTTACAACATTTCCATCTAACTTTTTTACTTCTTCTGAAAAATATAAAAACCAAATTTATGATCAAGAGATAGTGGCAATTCCTGGCGGTTCTTCAACTATGCATATTCAATATTTCAAAGGGAAATTCATAACAAGTGATAATAGAATTTGCCAATCATTTGACACTAATGTTTTAAATACAAAATTTATTTATTATTTTTTCCACTCAATAAAAGATGTTCTTTTCAGTTTCTATAGAGGAAGCGGGATTCAACACCCATATATGCCTGGTATTTTAAATATAGAAATACCTATTCCGCCTCTTGAAATTCAAAACAAAATAGTTGAAATTCTTGACAAATTTACCGAGTATTCAGCGGAGCTGAAGGCGGGGGACGAGCAATATAAATTTTATAGAGACAAATTGTTGTCACACAACAATTTGTCAAATGATGCAAGCATCAGTGGAATAAAATCAAATATAGCAAAAGTAAAGGATTACATTGATTATATTCAACCAACGAAATTTATTGTAAAAAGTGATAAATACAATCCTGAATTTAAAACTCCCGTTTTAACTGCTAATCAAAAATTCATTTTAGGGTATACAGATGAAAAAGAAAATATTTTTCATTCAAGCAAAGAAAATCCTGTAATAATTTTCGATGATTTTACAACAGATTTAAAATGAGTAGATTTTGATTTTAAAATTAAATCTTCAGCTATAAAGATATTGACACCTAAAAACAGCAATATTAATATTAAATACTTTTATTATTGATTAAATTTCATCCGCAATTCAGAAGAATCATCAAAAGAACACAAAAGACATTGAATATCTGTATTTGCAGAAAAATCATTTACATTACCTGCTCTTTCGGTTCAAAATAAAATAGTTAAAGTCCTTGATAATTTCGAATCTATTCTTAAAGATTTAAATATCGGACTTCCTGCTGAGGAAGTTAAAAGACAAGAACAATACGAATATTATCGTGATGCTATCTTTAAATATCTAGAAACCGCTAAAGTAGACATGAAACCTGCCAACGAGAGAGAGAGAGAGACCGCGGAATAA